A window of Malania oleifera isolate guangnan ecotype guangnan chromosome 2, ASM2987363v1, whole genome shotgun sequence genomic DNA:
tttttttttttttgggcaattCAAAACGGCAGTCGTTTGTCTTGGGCGGTCCTAGACCCATGCTGCCACAAGAGCCAAGAAAGATCACCAAATCATCTCTTTCCAAAAGCACCAATGTGATGTATCATGCAAAACGGTGTCATTTTGCATTTTGGATGAGAATATTTGAGTTCCAGATCCCAGCTTTCGAAAataagcaaataaataaataatatatacagtttaaaaagtaaaaataagaatttttaaaattttcttgaagagtttaaattatatttcgatgtaaatatttttaaaaatctaacaTTATTTTAGTACTACGGATATGTTTACACATGTAATGTAAAAGTGTAGTCATATGTGTGTATGTGCATATATAtgcttatattttaaaatttacatacGGTCACCGTATTACTTTAGTAATTTATTGTATTTTCATTTTAACACCAAGAAATAAATAATAGAACATCTATGATAATAAGTGAAATCTAAGATCACATAACTACTCCTTTTCATCAATGGGTATTCAAAATAAtaagaaagtgaaaaaaaaatttagcttGAAAGTCTCTCGCATAATCTCTAATAATCAATATGTTACAAACATCATGTGGATTGGCTTCAAGAACAACAACATTGCTAAACGTTAATGGTTGTGACAAGATTGCGAAAAGTTTCAGTAATAGcacaaagattaagttcagatgATCCTCATTTTGCAATTGTCCCCAGACACATATCTTGAAgttctctcactctctttctcatGTCCTTTATCTCTGCATTTTCCAAATCCATAAACCTCTGCACAAGCCAAGCAATATCATCCCTGTTCACCAAAGTTTCCACTTCCACAACGCTCGTCTCCCTTACCCTCCACCCTATCTTCAAATCCTCCACAACTATTTTGCTATTTGTGATTTGATCTACAGTCAAGGGAAAAGCAAGCATCGGCACCCCTGCAAAAATGCCCTCAAGCACAGAATTCCACCCGCAATGTGTCCAAAAGCCCCCTACAGAGGGATGGCACAACACCTTCAACTGGTCACACCAAGGCACCACTAGCCCTAACTCACTACATTGCTCTTTTATTTGAGAATTTGTTTCCGCACAAATCGCCCACAAGAATCGAACACCAGCAATGCACAATCCAACATTGAGTTCTTCCATTTGGAGGTTTGGAATTGAGTGAATACTTCCAAATGAGATGTAGACGACAGAATTGGGAGGTTGTGTGTGTAGCCATTGCAAGTAATGGTCGGCGTCATTGTTGGTGGTGGGTAAAGGGAGAGTGTTTTTGAGTTTGAAGTAGGGAATGGCTGTAGGGCCAATAGTATAGAAGGGTATCGGAAAATTTGCATCTTTTATGGCCTCAAGCTCATAGATGGAAGTAAACATAATGAATTGGGGTTTGAATTCCCATAAGAAAACTCTGAGGACATGTTGTGAGATTTGTGTTTCTGTTAACCCATGGAGCTTTGTTGGTAAATCACGTATGCGAAGTGTAGAAAGTCCAGGTATGTAATCTacacattcatttcctttttctattaCAAACGCAAAAATGCAAGAACAAGTTAGTGCTTTGCATTAATAGACTACATGAGTGTTGTTTAACTATAGatgttctttgaaaaaaaaaaatgataatacaatcTAGTTGGATTTGCTCAAATGGTAAGAGTAAAGTTGGACTTTGATGATTCTAAGGTTTTATATTTAATTCCCCAATTATAATTTGCCTAGTAAATTAGCATGGATGCGTCAATAGGCGTACAACAATGTTTTTATCACCCGATTTGGTACCACTTGCATGGATCTGAAGGAGTTGCCTAGGTTGGAGTTCTGGGTcatcaagaaaaaatattaatacatatttttgaaatgttaaatagaaaaaaattaaagaaaattgaTATATGTactctaaaataaatttttaatattttaattaaatgaaaatttaaaatattaatattatatatttattaatcaGTGCCTATTCATAATATTTGTACTATATACTAGTTAGttgattatattatttttacgACTTGTGTACTAAGAAATATATTGTGTGTGGATGTGGAAAGTCGCATATTTTCTAGGGTAATGTTAACATAGAAGACAAATAATCGTCAAAAATCATAATAACAAATTGAATGAAATAGAATAAGACCTAGTTGCTAAATTCATTTATCACTCTTATCACATAAATTGGGTCTATCACATAATTTATAGAATAATCAATAAAATAGTGATAACTCATATATTACATGAATgagtaaaatataattatttttattttaaaaataaatttaaaaatgtaTAGAATTATTACCTTCTATTAGATTTATATAAATAAGGCCATAGAcacaatatatttaa
This region includes:
- the LOC131149928 gene encoding UDP-glycosyltransferase 87A2-like; this translates as MDSVNVEREGRCHVAAMPYPGRGHINPMMNFCELLATRSPDILVSLVVTEEWVGCLAGPESEIPPPNMRFCSIPNVVPSELDRGADIASFLDAVMTKMEAPFERLLDGLEPPATVIVADLFLHWALEVGNRRNIPMVLLCTLSASVFWIMYHFNRVVENKHFPVNLAEKGNECVDYIPGLSTLRIRDLPTKLHGLTETQISQHVLRVFLWEFKPQFIMFTSIYELEAIKDANFPIPFYTIGPTAIPYFKLKNTLPLPTTNNDADHYLQWLHTQPPNSVVYISFGSIHSIPNLQMEELNVGLCIAGVRFLWAICAETNSQIKEQCSELGLVVPWCDQLKVLCHPSVGGFWTHCGWNSVLEGIFAGVPMLAFPLTVDQITNSKIVVEDLKIGWRVRETSVVEVETLVNRDDIAWLVQRFMDLENAEIKDMRKRVRELQDMCLGTIAK